Within the Dechloromonas denitrificans genome, the region ATGCGCAAGAAGGCCGCGGCCAGTCAGCCGGGTGGCATGCAGTACGCCGGTGCCGGCTACGGTGGCGCCCAGCCGCCCAAGCCGGAATTCACCCCGGCCGGCGGTTCGACCTACGCCGCCGCGGCAGCCAACGAAAGTGCAGCGACGACTGGCTCCATCCCGGCCGACTTCGATGTCGATGGCTTTGTCCGTAACGCCAAGGTCAACTTCATCCGCCTGCAAGCTGCCAACGATGCCGGCAATCTCGACGACATCCGCGAATTCACCACGCCGGAAATGTTCGCCGAAATCAAGATGGGCATGGCCGAACGCGGTGCTGCAGCGCAGGAAACCGACGTCGTGCAGTTGAACGCCGAAGTCCTCGATGTCGCCGAAGAGGCCAGCCGCTATATCGTCAGCATCCGTTTCCACGGCCTGATCCGCGAAGAGAAGAACGCGCCGACCGGCCCGTTCGACGAAATCTGGAACATGACCAAGCCGCGCGACGGCAGCCGCGGCTGGACACTGGCCGGTATCCAGCAAGTCCAGTAAGACGTACTGCCAAAAGCAAAAGGCCGGGGGAGCAATCCCGCCGGCCTTTTTTACGATCGTCGTTCACCGGCGCCAAGCGGAGCACTGGCAATGCCCATCGAGACTCCCGCCGCCTTACACGCGCTTTTCGTCCACGGCATGGGACGTTCGCCGCTTTCCGGCTGGCCGATGCTCTGGCATTTGCGGCGGGCCGGTATGCAGACCGGCACGTTTGGCTACGCGACCAGTTTCGAGAGCTTCCCGGCCATCGCCGGGCGACTCGCCGCCCGCATTTCCCACCTGGCCGGGCAGGGCGACTATGTTTTGATCGGCCACTCGCTGGGCGGCGTGCTGATTCGTGCTGCCCTCGGCACCCTGCCAGCCGGCACCCGGCAACCGCACCGGGTATTCCTGCTGGGCTCGCCGATTGGCGCCTCCCGGCTGGCGAAATTGCTGCACGACCAGCCGCTCTACCGGCTACTGACCCGCGATTGCGGCCAATTGCTGGCTTCGGAACAACGGATGCAGCATGTGCCGGCGATTTCCGCACCGACCACCGGTATCTTCGGGGTGCGCGGCATTGCGGCAACGCGTGGGCCTTTCGCCGGCGAAGCCAATGACGGAGTCGTCGCCGTGGCGGAAATCAGCGCCGCATGGATAGTCGACGAAGTCCGCCTGCCGGTCGTTCACACCCTGTTGCCGGCCAGCCCGCTGGTCGCCCGGGCGATCCTGGCAAGACTTGCCGGAATCAACTCGAACAGCTGACTTCCAGGCCGCTCGCCCAGTCCGGCGGCAGGGCGGCGTAGTCTTCGAATTCGGGCTGCTCGTCATACGGCTTGCGCAGGCAGGCGAGGAGGCGCCGAACTTCTGAGAAATCCTTGTCCTTGGCCTGGCGAATGGCCTTTTCGGCCAGCCAGTTGCGCAGCACGTATTTCGGGTTGGCGGCGCGCATCGCTGCCTGCCGCTCGCCATCCGGCCACGGCGTCTGGGCCAGCCTGGCCCGCCAGGTGGCCAACCAGGCATCGCAGGCGGCGCGGTCGACAAACAGATCGCGCAACGGGGCATCGGTTTTTGCCGCATTCTCCCGGTCGAGCACGGCCGGCAGTTTGGCCAACGCACGGAAGAACAGCGTGAAGTCCGGCCGATGCTGTTGCAGCAGGCCGAAGGTTTCGCCGACGAAGTCCTCGTCGTCGGCCAGCCCGGAATGCAGGCCGAGCTTGCTGCGCATCAGGCGCTCGAAGCTTGCGCCGAAGGCATCGCCATAGGTTTCGTCGATCGCGTCGCGCGCCTGTTTCGGGCGCTTGATCAGTGGCAGGAAGGCATCGGCCAGGCAATACAGGTTCCATTGTGCGACGTGCGGCTGGTTGCGGTAGGTGTAACGCCCCTGATGGTCGGAGTGATTGCAGATATGGCCGGCGTCGAATGCCTCCATGAAGCCGAACGGGCCGTAATCCAGGGTCAGGCCGAGGATGGACATGTTGTCGGTGTTCATCACGCCGTGCATGAAGCCGACCGCCATCCACTGCGCCATCAGTTCGCCGGTCCGCCGCGAGACGTCGCGCAGCAGGGCATCGTAGGGGTTGGCGGCAGCCCGGCATTCCGGGCGGAAGGTGTCGATGACGTAGTCGGCCAGTTGCTGCAGTTCGCTATGGCGGTCGCGCGAAGCCCAGTGCTCGAAGGAGCCGAAGCGCACGAAACCGGGCGCGACGCGGGTGACCACCGCAGCCGTCTCGATTTCCTCGCGGCGCACCGGCTGATCGGCACCGATGACGCAGAGCGCCCGCGTCGTCGGGATGCCCAGACCGGCCATCGCCTCGGAACAGAGAAACTCGCGGATCGAGGAGCGCAACACGGCGCGCCCGTCGGCACCGCGCGAGTAGGGGGTACGGCCGGCGCCCTTGAGCTGGATTTCCCAGTGGCCCTGCGGATTGCGCAGACCGCCGAGCAGATGCGCCCGGCCATCGCCCAACTGGCCGGCCCAGACACCGAACTGGTGGCCGGAATAGACGGCCGCCAGCGGGTCGGCCCCGGGCAGCGGCTGATTGCCGGCAAATATCTCGGCGAACTCCTGGGTTTCCAGCAAACCGGCCGGCAGGCCGATCAGCCCGGCCACTTCGGCGCTGCTGGCCACGACGTAGGGGGCCGGCAGGGGCTGCGGCGCGAGGCGGGTGTAGAAGGTCTCGGGCAGCGCGGCGAAGCTGTTGTCGAAGACGGGAAATTCAAGGGGCAGGGATTCCGGGGCGTTCATCGGCGGTTTTGTCTGGTTTCTGTCGAAAAAGTCGGGCGCTGATGGCATACAGCAAGTGGCATGCCGGCCGATCCCTTGTTCAGAACACAAAACTTGCCGATGGTTCGCGGATCGGCCCCGACTGGCGTAAGCTCGCGCCATGCGCCGCTACCCGTTGTCTTTTATCGTCCTGAGCACACTCGGTGTG harbors:
- a CDS encoding Tim44 domain-containing protein, encoding MKNFALMAAALILGFTLSIGDAEAKRLGGGGSTGMQRQSVAPSATKQPTQAAPATPAAAPTAQPKRSWMGPLAGLAAGLGLAALASHFGFGEGLANMMMIGLLIMAVVMVIGFVMRKKAAASQPGGMQYAGAGYGGAQPPKPEFTPAGGSTYAAAAANESAATTGSIPADFDVDGFVRNAKVNFIRLQAANDAGNLDDIREFTTPEMFAEIKMGMAERGAAAQETDVVQLNAEVLDVAEEASRYIVSIRFHGLIREEKNAPTGPFDEIWNMTKPRDGSRGWTLAGIQQVQ
- a CDS encoding protein adenylyltransferase SelO encodes the protein MNAPESLPLEFPVFDNSFAALPETFYTRLAPQPLPAPYVVASSAEVAGLIGLPAGLLETQEFAEIFAGNQPLPGADPLAAVYSGHQFGVWAGQLGDGRAHLLGGLRNPQGHWEIQLKGAGRTPYSRGADGRAVLRSSIREFLCSEAMAGLGIPTTRALCVIGADQPVRREEIETAAVVTRVAPGFVRFGSFEHWASRDRHSELQQLADYVIDTFRPECRAAANPYDALLRDVSRRTGELMAQWMAVGFMHGVMNTDNMSILGLTLDYGPFGFMEAFDAGHICNHSDHQGRYTYRNQPHVAQWNLYCLADAFLPLIKRPKQARDAIDETYGDAFGASFERLMRSKLGLHSGLADDEDFVGETFGLLQQHRPDFTLFFRALAKLPAVLDRENAAKTDAPLRDLFVDRAACDAWLATWRARLAQTPWPDGERQAAMRAANPKYVLRNWLAEKAIRQAKDKDFSEVRRLLACLRKPYDEQPEFEDYAALPPDWASGLEVSCSS
- a CDS encoding esterase/lipase family protein encodes the protein MPIETPAALHALFVHGMGRSPLSGWPMLWHLRRAGMQTGTFGYATSFESFPAIAGRLAARISHLAGQGDYVLIGHSLGGVLIRAALGTLPAGTRQPHRVFLLGSPIGASRLAKLLHDQPLYRLLTRDCGQLLASEQRMQHVPAISAPTTGIFGVRGIAATRGPFAGEANDGVVAVAEISAAWIVDEVRLPVVHTLLPASPLVARAILARLAGINSNS